One stretch of Cyclopterus lumpus isolate fCycLum1 chromosome 10, fCycLum1.pri, whole genome shotgun sequence DNA includes these proteins:
- the mapk9 gene encoding mitogen-activated protein kinase 9, whose translation MSEAEGQFYSVQVGDSTFTVLKRYQQLRAIGSGAQGIVCSALDSVLGIPVAVKKLCRPFQNQTHAKRAYRELVLLKCVNHKNIIRLINVFTPQKSLEEFQDLYLVMELMDASLCQVIHMDLDHERMSYLLYQILCGIRHLHSAGIIHRDLKPSNIVVKSDCTLKILDFGLARTACTNFMMTPYVVTRYYRAPEVILGMKYKENVDIWSVGCIMGEMVKGSVIFQGTDHIDQWNKVIEVLGTPHLEFMNRLMETVRNYVMNKPQYPGVSFAELFPDWAFPSDSEHDKLKTGQARDLLSKMLVIDPECRISVEEALNHPYIHVWYDPGEADAPPPQISDKQLEEREHSIEQWKVLIYEEVIDWEERNQNGLMKEDCSDVVSGSASQSSSANDISSMSTEHTVASDTDSSSIDTLTGPLDDSQ comes from the exons ATGAGTGAGGCAGAGGGCCAGTTCTACAGCGTGCAGGTGGGAGACTCCACCTTCACTGTACTCAAGCGCTACCAGCAGCTCCGCGCCATCGGCTCCGGCGCCCAGGGCATCGTCTG CTCTGCCCTAGATTCAGTCCTTGGTATACCGGTGGCAGTCAAAAAGCTGTGTCGACCCTTCCAGAACCAGACGCATGCTAAGCGTGCCTACAGGGAGCTGGTGCTGCTAAAATGTGTCAATCACAAAAAT aTCATCCGTCTGATCAATGTGTTCACGCCTCAGAAGTCCCTGGAGGAATTCCAGGACCT GTATCTTGTGATGGAGTTGATGGATGCCAGCCTATGCCAGGTGATCCACATGGACCTGGACCATGAGCGGATGTCCTATCTGCTCTACCAGATCCTCTGTGGCATCAGGCACCTGCACTCTGCTGGCATCATCCACAGG GACCTGAAGCCCAGTAACATTGTGGTGAAGTCGGATTGCACTTTAAAGATCTTGGATTTTGGCCTGGCTCGGACAGCCTGCACTAACTTCATGATGACCCCCTACGTGGTGACCAGATACTACCGGGCCCCAGAGGTCATACTGGGCATGAAATATAAGGAGAATG TGGACATCTGGTCAGTAGGGTGCATCATGGGAGAGATGGTAAAGGGCAGCGTCATCTTCCAGGGCACCGACC ACATCGACCAGTGGAATAAGGTGATTGAGGTTCTGGGCACGCCCCATTTGGAGTTCATGAACCGACTGATGGAGACGGTGAGAAACTATGTGATGAACAAGCCGCAGTATCCTGGCGTCAGCTTTGCCGAGCTTTTCCCCGACTGGGCCTTTCCTTCTGACTCAGAACATGACAAACTAAAGA CAGGTCAAGCACGGGACCTGCTTTCCAAAATGCTGGTCATTGATCCTGAATGCCGCATCTCCGTAGAAGAAGCCCTCAATCACCCGTACATTCACGTGTGGTACGACCCCGGAGAGGCCGACGCG CCTCCTCCCCAGATTTCAGATAAAcagctggaagagagagagcactcCATCGAGCAATGGAAAG TACTCATTTATGAAGAGGTGATTGATTGGGAAGAGAGGAACCAGAATGGACTGATGAAAGAAGACTGTTCAG ATGTGGTGTCAGGTTCAGCCTCCCAGTCGTCATCAGCCAACGACATCTCGTCCATGTCCACGGAGCACACCGTAGCCTCAgacacagacagcagcagcattgACACACTGACGGGGCCGCTGGACGACAGTCAGTGA